From a single Tachypleus tridentatus isolate NWPU-2018 chromosome 6, ASM421037v1, whole genome shotgun sequence genomic region:
- the LOC143252125 gene encoding polyisoprenoid diphosphate/phosphate phosphohydrolase PLPP6-like isoform X1 yields the protein MNIKLMAEKTYGEKMDGKNFLHLMKEVDEKLTKRLSVSATASSPLSHLRPYLKALEISCHGIPWLGGCILALWLSENPQFLAYVFNMLIALLIDIIFVVIAKASVRRRRPKTNNMDMFMTFTVDKLSFPSGHASRAVLLACIFYSTLSLHTVFNVLLVAWSISICSSRVLLGRHYVFDVVFGALLGIFEFKLMVLIWCGSERALYILSWFTSFENFHADYTSEL from the exons ATGAATATAAAGTT GATGGCAGAAAAGACATATGGAGAGAAGATGGATGGAAAGAACTTTCTTCATTTGATGAAGGAAGTAGATGAAAAGCTCACAAAAAGACTGTCAGTGTCAGCAACTGCATCTTCTCCACTGAGTCATTTAAGACCATACTTAAAAGCACTGGAAATATCTTGTCATGGAATTCCTTGGCTTGGTGGATGCATTTTGGCTTTATGGCTGTCTGAAAATCCACAGTTTTTAGCATATGTTTTCAACATGCTCATAG CTCTTCTCATTGACATAATATTTGTGGTGATTGCAAAAGCAAGTGTGAGACGCCGGAGACCCAAGACTAACAACATGGACATGTTTATGACATTCACAGTAGACAAACTGTCTTTCCCTTCAGGTCATGCATCACGAGCAGTTTTGCTAGCTTGTATATTTTACAGTACCCTCTCCCTGcatactgtttttaatgttttattagttgCATGGAGTATTTCTATCTGTAGTTCAAGAGTTTTGTTGGGACGGCATTATGTATTTGATGTAGTATTTGGAGCATTGTTAGGGATTTTTGAATTCAAACTGATGGTATTAATTTGGTGTGGTTCAGAAAGagcattatatattttaagttggTTCACAAGTTTTGAGAATTTTCATGCAGACTATACTAGTGAATTGTGA
- the LOC143252125 gene encoding polyisoprenoid diphosphate/phosphate phosphohydrolase PLPP6-like isoform X2, with protein sequence MAEKTYGEKMDGKNFLHLMKEVDEKLTKRLSVSATASSPLSHLRPYLKALEISCHGIPWLGGCILALWLSENPQFLAYVFNMLIALLIDIIFVVIAKASVRRRRPKTNNMDMFMTFTVDKLSFPSGHASRAVLLACIFYSTLSLHTVFNVLLVAWSISICSSRVLLGRHYVFDVVFGALLGIFEFKLMVLIWCGSERALYILSWFTSFENFHADYTSEL encoded by the exons ATGGCAGAAAAGACATATGGAGAGAAGATGGATGGAAAGAACTTTCTTCATTTGATGAAGGAAGTAGATGAAAAGCTCACAAAAAGACTGTCAGTGTCAGCAACTGCATCTTCTCCACTGAGTCATTTAAGACCATACTTAAAAGCACTGGAAATATCTTGTCATGGAATTCCTTGGCTTGGTGGATGCATTTTGGCTTTATGGCTGTCTGAAAATCCACAGTTTTTAGCATATGTTTTCAACATGCTCATAG CTCTTCTCATTGACATAATATTTGTGGTGATTGCAAAAGCAAGTGTGAGACGCCGGAGACCCAAGACTAACAACATGGACATGTTTATGACATTCACAGTAGACAAACTGTCTTTCCCTTCAGGTCATGCATCACGAGCAGTTTTGCTAGCTTGTATATTTTACAGTACCCTCTCCCTGcatactgtttttaatgttttattagttgCATGGAGTATTTCTATCTGTAGTTCAAGAGTTTTGTTGGGACGGCATTATGTATTTGATGTAGTATTTGGAGCATTGTTAGGGATTTTTGAATTCAAACTGATGGTATTAATTTGGTGTGGTTCAGAAAGagcattatatattttaagttggTTCACAAGTTTTGAGAATTTTCATGCAGACTATACTAGTGAATTGTGA